The Thermobifida halotolerans sequence TACCACCCGACGTTCCTGTACGAGTCCCTGTGGTGCCTGGCGCTGGCGGTCGTGCTCGCCTGGCTGGGACGGCGCTACGGAGACGCGCTGCGCGGCGGACGACTGTTCGCGCTCTACGTCATGGGCTACTGTGTGGGACGGTTCTGGATCGAGTACCTGCGGGTCGACCCCGCCCACGAGGTTCTCGGGCTGCGCCTCAACAACTGGACCTCCCTCCTGGTCCTCCTCGGCGCGCTCGCCTACTTCGTGTGGGCCGGAAGGCGACTCGACAAGTTCTCCTCCCGGGTGCTGCCCGAGGGCGAGGACGAGGGCACCCAGTTGATCGGAGCCGACCCCGACGAGGAGGACCAGGACACCGTCCCGGCCACCGGGGCGCTCTCCGACGAGGAGGCGGCCGTGCGGTCGGGATCCCGGTCGTCGTCGCCGGGCGGCGACGCCGCCGACAACGGTCCAACCGAGTCCACGACCCGAGAAGACGAGTCGCGGAACTGACGCACGACGTTCTCCCCCTCGCGGCACCGCCGCGAGGGGCCCGCACCCATTGGATGAGTACGTGAAGCTGCACAACGCCGACTCCGCAGGGAACCGGGCCCGCGGCGGCTCGGGGCGCCGGACCGTCACCGAACACCGTCCGGACGACCACGACGACCCTCCCGAGGCCGAACCCCGCTCCGCCAAGGCGCGCCGGAAGTCCCGCGGAGGCCGCCGCTCCACCGGACGGATCAAGCAGGCCGCGGCCAAACGGGGCGCCAGGAAGCACAGCGGCGCAAAAACCGCCGCCGCGGACGAACCCACGGCCGGGAGCAGGGGCGCCTCCGACGCCTCCCGGCGCTCCGCCCGCACCAGGAAGCCCAGGACCGTCGACCACGTCTCCCGGTTCTCCGCGTCGGCGCTGCGCAGGGTCACCGTGCTGGGCGACCGTCCCGAGCAGGTCGTCTACACCCTCGCCGAGCAGAGCCGCCAAAAACACGGCACCTACGTGCTGATCGCGCTGCTGGTCATGGCGGTCATCTCCCTGCTCGCCCTGTTGGCCGCGCTCGTCTTCCAGGTGCTCAACCCCCAGGCGGCCACCAACCAGGGGCCCGCGCCCATCGTCGAACCGCCCGCCGGACACAGCACCCTGCGCCCCGAACTGTTCCACGCCCAGGAGCAGCAGGACATCTTCGAGCCCATCGCCGAACGCGCCCCCGACGCCGAGCCCCTCACCGAGGAGCAGATCTTCGGGTCGGTCCAGGAACTGTCCCTGAGCGGCATGGAGCTGACCCTGCGCGACTCCGAGGTCACCGACACCTGCACCGCGCTGGTGTGGGGCGACCAGCTCGCCCAGACCCTGTCCACCGGCTCCTGCGTCTCCGCGGCCCGCGGTGTCTACCAGGACGAGAACGACGAGTACGTGGCACAGTTCACACTCTTCGACCTGGCGGACGCCGATGCCGCCAGCGCCACCCTGCAGAGCCTGGACTCCGACACCGAGCCGGGCTTCCTGCTGCCCATGGCGGACGGCATCGAAGGCCTGCACACCGGCTACAGCCAGGCCACCGCCCAGGCCATGGGACACTACGTCGCGGTCTTCTGGGTGGCCCGCGCCGACGGCGCGGAACCCTCCGGCGACGACTCCATGGCGACCCTCAACGTCGCCGCCATGGACGCCGCCCTCGTGGTCTACGAGCAGGTCCGCGACGCCAAGGAAGGAGAGGAGGACTGAGACCGGCGCGGCCCCGCCGATCCCGGGGCGGGCCGCCGACGAGTCCTCTATCCTTCCCTACAGCCCCTCCCCAACCATCCGCTCACCGAAGAGGTCACAGGTGTCACCTACCGAGTCGCCCGTGTCCGGCGCCCCCGGCCGACGCAGGAAGCCCCCCGCGAGCACCCCCCAGGAGCGTTCTGGGCGGAGCCGGGGGACCCGCCGCCGCAGAGGCGGTCGACGCGCGGGCAGACGCTTCCCCGTGGTGCCGGTCCTCATCGGTGTGCTGGTCGTCGCCGTGGCCGCGGTGGCCGTGGTCGCGGTCATGCGGTTCACCGGCCCGGGAGAACCGACGGCCGTCACGGCCATGCCCAACCGGTACCAGGTCTACGAGTCAGGGCAGGCCAACGAACTCCTGGCCAACCGCGACGACGACCCGCGTCCCTTCACCGAACGCGACTTCTTCGCGGAGGGCGACTCCGACATCGGCTCCGGAGACCTGGCCTTCACCCTCCAGGCCCAGTCCATCACCGAGGACTGCACCGAGGCGGTGTGGGGTTCCAGAGCCCTGGCCGCGGTGGAGAGCGCCGACTGCTCGCAGGTGGTGCGCGGCGGCTACGTCTCCGCCGACCACATCGGTGTCGCGGCGGTCTTCAAACTCCGCGACGTCGAGGCGTCCCGCACGCTCGCGAAGGGACTGGACCCCTCCGAGGACGAGGAGGCCGCCGAGGGGAGCGAGGGGGGCGGCTTCCTGCTCCCGCCCAGCTCCGAGGCGCCCTTCGACGCCCTCGGCACGGGCTACAGCTCGGCCGAGGCCACCGTCAACGGCCACTACCTGCTCGTGCTGTGGGTGCAGTCCAAGGACTCCGCCTCCGCCGAGGAGGTCGAGGTCCTCCAGGACCCCCTGGTCACGCTGAGCCGCTTCGACATGCCCATCTACCAGCGGATCAACGAGCGCAAGAACTTCCTGGAAAGCAACGGGCAGGACACCGGGACCGGGACGGGAGCCGAGGAGGACGCGACCGGGACCGACACCGGGGACACCGGCGCCGAGGGCACCGGAACCGGCACCGAGGGCACGGGCACCGAGGGCGCCGGAGAGGGCGCGGGTGCCCCCCAGGGCACCGGATGATTCCCGCCCCATGACCCGCGACACCGCACCGCACGCCCCGCTCGCCGAGCGGGGCGTGCACGCCGTGCGCGGCCACCTGGTCCTGGCCGCCCTCGCCGACGGACGCTGGTGGACCGCACGCGACCTCGTACGCGCCACCGCGGTGGCCCACCGGGTGGTCGTCGAGACCCTCGCCGCCGTCGACCCCGAACTCGACCGCGACGGCGACCGCGTCCGCCTGCGCGACCCCGCACGTTACGCCCCCCTCACCGACCTGCCCCGCCTCGCCGACCCCGTCGGCCACCTGCTCGCCGCACACGCCGACACCGAAACCGAACTGCGGCGGCTGGTCGCCGAGGCGCCCCCACCCCGCGCGGACCTGGACCACGTGTCCGCCACCGCCCGCACGGCGCTGCGCCGCGCCCTGTTCCTCACCACCCGCTTCACCATGGACGGCGCGCGCCTGCTGTGCGTGGGCGACCACGACCTCACCTCCCTGGCCCTGACCCTGCTGTGCCCCGACGCCGAGGCGATCGTGGTGGACATCGACGAGCGCATGCTCGGCTACATCGACGCCGCCGCGGCCCGACTCGGCCGGAAGGTCCGCTGCCACTTCGCCGACCTGCGCATCGGCCTGCCCCCGGCCGTACACGCCAGCGCGGACCTGGTCTTCACCGACCCGCCCTACACCCCCGAGGGCGTGGAACTGTTCGTCCGACGCGGCCTCGAGGGAGCGGCCGACCCCAGGAGCACGCGGGTGCTCCTCGCCTACGGCGCGAGCGAGACCACCCCGGCCCTGACCGCCCGCGTCCAGGAACGCCTGGTCCGACTCCACCTCGCCGTCGAGGCGATCTGGCCGGACTTCAACCGCTACCTGGGAGCCGAAGCCATCGGCGCGGCCAGCGACCTGTACGTCCTGCGCGCCACCACGCGCACACCCGTCGGCGGACGCAAGGCCCCCTCGACGGCGCGCATCTACAGCCAGGGAACCAACGCCAGGGAGTCGACCGAGTCGATCACCGCCCGGAGTGCGCCCTCCGTGTGGGCCGACGCCGACCCCGACGTCTTCGTCGGCGACTGGCCGCGGGAGGCGCTGCCCGAGGGCGCCCGCCGCGTCCCCCTGGCGACCTGGCTGTCCGCACCGGTGACCGCCCGGTGCGCGGCGGTGAACCTGACCGGCGGGGCCGAGGCCCTGACCGAACGGGTGATCCTGGCCGCGGCAGCCGGAAACCTGCGCGTCGTGGTGGGATCGCACGCCGCCCAGGTCCGCGACGAGGCGGGCCGGGACGCGCTGCGCCGCGTCGTCGGCCCGCACCGCCCCCTGGAGTTCCGGCACGCCGTCCCCGACCCGCGCCACACCGTCATCCGGGTGGGCGCCGCACCGGAGCCGCACGACACCGCCGACACCGCCGCCTGGCTCGCCCACCGCCTCCGCGAACGCGCCCACGGCTCGGTGGCCTCCGTCCTGCGCGAAGGACTCGTCCAGGCCGCGGCCCGCTCGGGGCGGCCCGTCAACAAGAAGTGGGCCCGCACCAACGTCGCCGCGGCACTGCCGTGGCTGTCCGGCCACACCCTGCTGGACCTGCCGCTGCACCGCTTCGGGGAACTCGACGCCGCGCTGCGCCGACTCGCCGAGGCCCTTCCGCGGTCCGGGGGGTGACAAAGTCCCGCCGGGGCACGGACCGCGACCGCCGGGGCGGGTGAGGAGGACATATTACGAGCATGTAAGCTTGCCAGCGGTCGTCACGCATGCCTTTTCACAAAAGAGGTTTCGCGGCGTCATCTGTGGGATACATAGTCGCAAGCCGCGGCAACCACGCGGCACCGCGGACACGTCCCCCACGAGGGGGAGTACCGCGCAGGTGGACAGCGTCGTACCGCGACGACCCATGGTCTAGACCTCAAGCTACAGTGGGAACTGGACCACCAAGAAGTGAGTCACCGGCGGGTGGCGCACTGCCCGAGCAGGCACCGACGGTCACGATGGAGTGTCCCGCGGACCGATCGACCCCGAATCCGCGCGAACAGGTGTCGGGCAGCACGACCACCGCGTCGACGCAGCAGGGCCAACGTCGTCCCGAACTGCGCTTTCTGTGAAGCTCAGAGAAAGACGACAGGAGGGTAGATGCCTGCTGGCCAGGTGCGGCGTTCGACGGTCCGACCGAACGCGAAGACCACTTCCGAGGGCCTGTACGACAGCTCCTACGAACACGACTCCTGCGGCGTCGGTTTTGTCGCCGACCTCTCCGGTCGTCGCAGCCACGACATCGTCGAGAAGGCGCTGACCGTCCTGCGCAACCT is a genomic window containing:
- a CDS encoding bis-aminopropyl spermidine synthase family protein encodes the protein MTRDTAPHAPLAERGVHAVRGHLVLAALADGRWWTARDLVRATAVAHRVVVETLAAVDPELDRDGDRVRLRDPARYAPLTDLPRLADPVGHLLAAHADTETELRRLVAEAPPPRADLDHVSATARTALRRALFLTTRFTMDGARLLCVGDHDLTSLALTLLCPDAEAIVVDIDERMLGYIDAAAARLGRKVRCHFADLRIGLPPAVHASADLVFTDPPYTPEGVELFVRRGLEGAADPRSTRVLLAYGASETTPALTARVQERLVRLHLAVEAIWPDFNRYLGAEAIGAASDLYVLRATTRTPVGGRKAPSTARIYSQGTNARESTESITARSAPSVWADADPDVFVGDWPREALPEGARRVPLATWLSAPVTARCAAVNLTGGAEALTERVILAAAAGNLRVVVGSHAAQVRDEAGRDALRRVVGPHRPLEFRHAVPDPRHTVIRVGAAPEPHDTADTAAWLAHRLRERAHGSVASVLREGLVQAAARSGRPVNKKWARTNVAAALPWLSGHTLLDLPLHRFGELDAALRRLAEALPRSGG